One window of Fusarium keratoplasticum isolate Fu6.1 chromosome 2, whole genome shotgun sequence genomic DNA carries:
- a CDS encoding AAA-23 domain-containing protein produces MAWCQFGRCIRGGLAANDVVNDNVGNNCSVKLEFANGYTIERCRKHKVYKNRVIISLRGEPQPQFEHPDVRTTQAAINELLGTDYETYVRTVVLSHESAASFLNSTPAQRRDLIEASLGLSMLDQCGQVSRLLLKDIDADVNKVEGELEGLVRTIEYNERRLEDLNRTQKRLEYEAEEAVTSLEAALQDHASKGTQAPELNMDFRIQILALQNQIHTEQENLQRLKSSYAQMQEQKHAESTSWPGWLQQQLSQKLEAMTAAHPIGLRRLFHVIEASILRVLLVTFRGLVRTFGIPKDRPRGTTSTQNHDQEAAINGLRRDIKTSTSRLQSLRHEEKLSTDHAIMISEQLAQAIRAQKACEALHQQATIKQRDVATYKCLAETEQSSLHSLRSEHDALATKLQELAANRELFVFWSSALARRACRASSSSSPSSTTKATVNFREHILVKSLSELNALLA; encoded by the coding sequence atggcgtGGTGTCAGTTCGGGCGGTGCATTCGCGGCGGGCTAGCGGCCAACGACGTCGTCAACGACAATGTAGGCAACAACTGCTCCGTCAAGCTGGAGTTCGCCAACGGATACACCATTGAACGGTGTCGCAAGCACAAGGTCTACAAAAATCGCGTCATTATCTCGCTGCGTGGTGAGCCACAGCCCCAGTTCGAGCACCCAGACGTGCGCACAACGCAGGCGGCCATCAACGAGCTGCTTGGCACCGACTACGAGACATACGTCAGGACGGTCGTGCTGAGCCACGAGAGTGCAGCGAGCTTTTTGAACTCGACGCCAGCGCAGCGGCGCGACCTGATCGAGGCATCGCTCGGACTGTCAATGTTAGATCAGTGCGGACAGGtgtcgaggctgctgctcaaggacATCGACGCAGACGTGAACAAGGTGGAGGGCGAGCTAGAAGGTTTGGTCCGGACGATAGAGTATAATGAACGACGGCTCGAAGATCTAAACCGGACACAGAAACGCCTCGAATatgaggcggaggaggctgtcaCATCTTTAGAGGCAGCTCTTCAAGACCATGCAAGCAAAGGAACCCAGGCCCCCGAGCTCAACATGGATTTTCGCATTCAGATTTTGGCGCTGCAGAATCAAATCCACACCGAGCAGGAGAATTTACAACGGCTGAAGAGCTCTTATGCCCAGATGCAAGAGCAGAAACATGCCGAGTCGACATCATGGCCAGGCTGGCTACAGCAGCAACTCAGTCAAAAACTCGAGGCCATGACCGCGGCTCACCCCATAGGCCTGCGCAGACTCTTCCACGTCATAGAGGCCTCTATTCTCCGCGTCCTTTTAGTGACCTTTAGGGGCCTCGTGCGCACATTCGGGATTCCAAAGGACCGCCCTCGGGGAACAACCAGCACCCAAAACCATGACCAGGAAGCGGCCATTAACGGTCTCCGTCGAGACATCAAGACAAGCACGTCGCGGTTACAGAGCCTAAGGCACGAGGAAAAGCTGAGTACTGACCACGCCATCATGATTAGCGAGCAGCTTGCGCAGGCCATCCGGGCTCAAAAGGCATGCGAAGCCTTGCACCAACAGGCCACGATCAAGCAACGCGACGTAGCCACATATAAGTGCCTGGCTGAAACCGAGCAGTCATCTCTGCACTCCCTACGCTCGGAACACGACGCGCTGGCCACTAAGCTGCAAGAGCTTGCCGCTAATCGCGAGCTCTTCGTCTTTTGGTCCTCCGCCCTGGCAAGGCGCGCCTGCCGcgcctcttcgtcttcctcgcccaGCTCCACGACGAAGGCAACGGTCAATTTCCGCGAGCACATCCTTGTGAAGTCATTATCGGAGCTCAACGCACTCCTCGCGTAG
- a CDS encoding AAA-23 domain-containing protein has product MRAPSLRTVQWLLLSDLHFKHHDLDRVRQTAQWIVAEAERNHVGRAVVCGDLLTSRTMQPTHVLSACYRFISLLSDIVPRVHIVLGNHDLAYRRDYQTTALDALNIKRLAPYVSLHSVVAHHEWDGRRVLLLPFREEQNELTGAVAALGPSEASKTVAFAHLAINKAITQRHVVGAGVDNPRAANSITHRGLTGPNRFASLARTFTGHFHSHQTITQEQSGSKVDLQGSVTYLGSPLQLNWADLYDEQRGVVLFDPETLEHELLINPHAVGYITADLQQVLSGQVDEGAMTDKHVMLIGKLTHLKYVTARDKLLSLGVRSVRSWTPMGLALHADRSSFGGLGASVPASDAAVQPLEESTRDETDLAITTDGVSGSDPGSEPRVERLDLAAEAREYVESLDLDESLLLRRDELVRVGQRMIQVSREIADQDGEDKVNYQDFLDRSSQVVGTRTATELAGPSTHVFVAEPRTLIITNFLGVQNTINIDFR; this is encoded by the coding sequence ATGCGAGCGCCGTCACTCAGGACGGTGCAATGGCTGCTTCTCAGCGACCTCCACTTCAAGCATCATGACTTGGATCGGGTGCGGCAGACGGCGCAGTGGATCGTTGCGGAGGCGGAGCGAAACCACGTCGGGCGGGCGGTGGTGTGCGGCGACCTGCTGACGAGCCGAACGATGCAGCCGACGCATGTGCTGTCTGCGTGTTACCGCTTCATCAGTCTCCTCAGCGACATCGTGCCGCGTGTTCATATCGTGCTCGGCAACCATGACCTCGCCTACCGTCGCGACTACCAGACCACGGCCCTTGACGCCCTCAATATCAAACGCCTGGCGCCGTACGTGTCGCTGCATAGCGTCGTCGCTCACCACGAATGGGACGGCCGACGcgtcttgctgctgccgttTCGCGAGGAGCAGAACGAGCTGACGGGGGCCGTGGCTGCTCTAGGCCCCAGCGAGGCGAGCAAGACAGTTGCCTTTGCCCATCTCGCAATCAACAAGGCTATCACACAGCGGCATGTAGTCGGTGCCGGCGTCGACAATCCTCGCGCTGCGAACTCTATTACGCACCGTGGCTTGACGGGCCCGAATCGTTTTGCCTCTCTGGCCCGAACGTTCACGGGGCATTTCCACAGCCACCAGACCATCACCCAGGAACAATCCGGCAGCAAGGTCGATTTACAAGGGAGCGTCACATACCTGGGCTCGCCCTTGCAGCTAAACTGGGCCGACCTCTACGACGAGCAGCGGGGCGTCGTTTTGTTCGATCCAGAGACACTCGAGCACGAACTACTCATCAACCCGCATGCGGTCGGCTACATAACAGCTGACCTGCAGCAAGTTCTCAGCGGCCAGGTCGACGAGGGTGCCATGACAGACAAGCATGTCATGCTCATCGGCAAGCTTACCCATCTCAAGTATGTCACGGCTCGTGACAAGCTTCTCTCGCTGGGCGTGCGGAGCGTGCGGAGCTGGACTCCTATGGGCCTTGCTTTGCACGCCGACCGATCTTCATTCGGCGGTCTCGGCGCGTCGGTGCCGGCGAGTGATGCCGCTGTCCAGCCCTTGGAGGAGTCCACCAGGGATGAGACGGATCTAGCCATAACCACCGACGGTGTTTCGGGCTCTGACCCTGGCTCCGAACCTCGGGTTGAAAGACTCGACCTCGCCGCAGAGGCTCGCGAATATGTCGAGTCGCTGGATCTGGACGAGTCTCTTCTCTTGCGACGGGACGAGTTAGTGCGGGTTGGCCAACGCATGATCCAAGTCTCCCGCGAGATCGCTGACCaggatggcgaggacaaGGTTAACTATCAAGACTTCCTCGATAGGTCATCTCAAGTTGTCGGCACAAGAACCGCCACTGAGCTGGCAGGGCCTTCTACCCACGTCTTCGTCGCCGAGCCGCGCACGCTTATAATCACTAACTTCCTCGGCGTACAgaacaccatcaacatcgactTCCGATAA